In a single window of the Candidatus Nanosynbacter featherlites genome:
- a CDS encoding S41 family peptidase, whose product MSKEKARKAQLFAWAVVIAVVSFIAGARSDQIFAAIAPKLGMRYSAERLDTERIQETYRQLKAQYDGNLDTDKLINGASRGLVAATGDPYTTFMDAEEAKEFEKSLNGNIGGGIGAEIGLRNNRPTVVRVLRNSPAEEAQVKAGDIIIAVNGNSVADATTEQVVEKIRGEINTTVKLQVLRNYQRLEMSMTRKQITAPAVEHEIVDGVGILKVYRFGEETGTLARAAAEAFKQNNVQKVILDLRSNPGGTVTAAQALAGLWLDQQDVMTERRGDKVVKTVKSTGKPLLQDMKTVVLIDGSSASASEIVAGALQEYGKAKLVGEKSYGKGSVQQLIKLRDGAQLKVTEARWYTPKGRTIDKTGIEPDEKVGLTANDMNFGKDPQMDAAKKLSW is encoded by the coding sequence ATGAGCAAGGAGAAGGCACGAAAAGCTCAGCTGTTTGCGTGGGCGGTAGTTATAGCGGTGGTTAGTTTTATTGCGGGTGCGCGGTCGGATCAGATATTTGCGGCGATTGCACCAAAGCTTGGCATGCGATATAGCGCTGAGCGGCTTGACACAGAGCGTATTCAAGAGACGTATCGACAATTGAAAGCGCAGTATGATGGAAATCTGGACACTGATAAATTGATCAATGGTGCGAGCCGTGGTTTAGTGGCGGCTACTGGTGATCCGTACACGACGTTCATGGACGCTGAGGAAGCCAAAGAATTTGAGAAGAGCCTGAATGGTAATATTGGCGGTGGCATTGGCGCGGAGATTGGTTTGAGGAATAATCGGCCAACAGTTGTCAGAGTGTTGCGAAATAGCCCAGCAGAGGAAGCTCAAGTGAAAGCTGGTGATATCATCATTGCTGTAAACGGCAACTCGGTGGCAGATGCTACAACTGAGCAGGTAGTGGAAAAGATACGCGGGGAAATAAACACTACGGTGAAACTGCAAGTACTTCGTAATTATCAGCGGCTGGAAATGTCGATGACTCGTAAGCAAATCACTGCGCCAGCCGTGGAGCATGAGATTGTTGATGGCGTTGGTATCTTGAAAGTGTACCGATTTGGTGAAGAAACTGGTACGTTGGCGCGTGCAGCGGCCGAAGCTTTCAAGCAAAACAATGTCCAGAAGGTTATTTTGGATCTTCGCAGCAACCCTGGTGGAACGGTAACGGCGGCTCAGGCGCTGGCTGGACTGTGGCTGGATCAGCAAGATGTCATGACAGAACGGCGCGGAGACAAAGTCGTTAAAACGGTCAAATCGACAGGTAAACCACTGTTGCAGGACATGAAAACAGTCGTGCTAATTGATGGATCAAGTGCTAGCGCTAGTGAAATAGTAGCGGGTGCATTGCAAGAATATGGCAAGGCAAAATTAGTGGGAGAAAAGAGTTACGGCAAGGGTAGTGTGCAGCAGCTCATAAAATTGCGCGATGGTGCGCAGCTCAAAGTTACCGAAGCGCGCTGGTATACACCGAAGGGTCGTACCATTGATAAGACAGGTATTGAGCCGGACGAGAAGGTGGGATTGACCGCTAATGACATGAATTTTGGCAAAGATCCACAGATGGATGCTGCCAAGAAGCTGTCATGGTAA
- a CDS encoding 50S ribosomal protein L27, whose translation MSKVKAGGSSKNIHNNAGQRLGVKRFGGQKVNAGEVLVRQTGATKIAGDGTYMSRNYTIHAAKDGVVSFKKVKKQKFTGKTERRTQVCVG comes from the coding sequence ATGTCAAAGGTTAAAGCTGGTGGCTCAAGCAAGAACATCCACAACAATGCTGGTCAGCGTTTGGGTGTGAAACGCTTTGGCGGCCAAAAAGTCAACGCTGGTGAAGTGCTGGTACGTCAGACTGGTGCCACCAAGATTGCTGGTGACGGTACATACATGAGCCGTAACTACACTATTCACGCAGCTAAAGACGGCGTGGTTAGCTTTAAGAAAGTCAAAAAGCAGAAATTTACTGGTAAAACCGAACGCCGCACACAAGTTTGCGTAGGCTAA
- a CDS encoding cell division protein FtsX — protein sequence MARKKTNANAKAMQRNKMKQRRTLAFVRMLRYGVNNFSRNAWLTVAATAVMSVTLLIIFVTVAAQRILVNTTETITQKANISIYLKGSVPEKTVNELTDKIKKLDNVTGVTYISAEQARHEQAQRYKDNVEALEAIREASNELPATLQVSVKDLNNYSSLKHFVGSDETYLANKDQRRQPSFTGDRRQAIETIGGWVRVASIGGSIATVVFVLISSLVVFNTIRMAIFNRKSEIQMMKLIGAERSFIRGPFVVEAIMYGFIAAVIATAGGYGLLAFAKEPMRKWLPIDTLLQDLTPYVGLVLLAMIIIGGLIGTVSSWIATHKYLKI from the coding sequence ATGGCCAGGAAAAAGACAAACGCAAACGCAAAAGCAATGCAGCGCAACAAAATGAAGCAGCGGCGAACTTTAGCTTTTGTTCGCATGTTGCGCTATGGTGTTAATAACTTTAGTCGTAATGCTTGGCTAACAGTTGCAGCGACGGCAGTCATGAGCGTGACTTTGCTGATTATCTTTGTGACCGTGGCGGCACAGCGCATTTTAGTGAATACGACCGAAACCATCACTCAAAAGGCGAATATCTCAATTTACCTTAAAGGATCTGTGCCTGAAAAAACCGTTAACGAATTGACAGATAAGATTAAAAAATTGGACAACGTAACAGGGGTGACATACATTTCTGCGGAGCAAGCGCGCCATGAGCAAGCCCAGCGCTACAAAGACAACGTCGAAGCACTGGAAGCGATTCGTGAAGCAAGTAATGAGCTACCAGCAACACTGCAGGTTTCGGTGAAAGATCTGAACAATTATTCTTCATTGAAGCATTTCGTTGGTTCTGATGAGACCTATCTTGCCAACAAAGACCAGCGCCGACAACCGTCATTCACTGGTGATCGCCGCCAGGCCATTGAAACAATTGGTGGCTGGGTGCGTGTGGCAAGCATTGGCGGGTCAATTGCAACGGTTGTGTTTGTGCTAATCTCCTCATTGGTGGTGTTTAACACCATTCGTATGGCTATTTTCAACCGTAAGAGCGAGATCCAGATGATGAAGCTCATCGGTGCTGAGCGTAGTTTCATTCGCGGACCGTTTGTGGTCGAGGCGATTATGTACGGATTTATCGCTGCGGTGATTGCTACGGCGGGTGGCTATGGACTGTTAGCATTTGCCAAGGAGCCGATGCGTAAATGGTTGCCAATTGATACGCTGCTTCAGGATTTAACACCATATGTCGGGTTAGTCCTGCTGGCTATGATCATCATTGGTGGGTTGATTGGTACGGTTTCATCGTGGATTGCGACTCATAAATACCTCAAAATTTAA
- a CDS encoding response regulator: MNAKRKILLVEDDMALAAVYRARLELEGFDIREVHNGEDALSATVEYKPDLILLDAMMPKISGFDVLDILRNTPETANVRIIMLTALSQPKDKERAEGLGVDEYLVKSQVVIGDVVARVKHHLGMTE; the protein is encoded by the coding sequence ATGAACGCAAAGAGGAAAATATTACTAGTAGAGGACGACATGGCACTGGCTGCTGTGTATCGCGCCAGGTTGGAGCTAGAAGGCTTTGATATTAGAGAAGTGCACAATGGCGAAGATGCACTGTCCGCAACAGTTGAATATAAACCAGATTTGATTTTGCTGGACGCAATGATGCCAAAGATTAGCGGTTTTGACGTGTTGGATATTCTGCGCAATACGCCAGAAACTGCCAATGTACGCATCATTATGTTGACAGCACTGAGCCAGCCAAAGGACAAAGAACGAGCTGAAGGCTTGGGAGTCGATGAATATTTGGTGAAGTCGCAAGTTGTTATTGGTGATGTGGTTGCGCGGGTGAAGCACCACTTGGGGATGACAGAATAA
- the ftsE gene encoding cell division ATP-binding protein FtsE: MILLDRVTKSYTKTGKPAINRVSVHVKAGEFVILVGTSGAGKSTLLKLLTREEKPSSGKIVVGGIDYDTLKDKHIPLLRRKIGVVFQDFKLLPNRTVFENVAFALEIAGMTNREIKSTVPKVIELVGLKGKEKNFPHQLSGGERQRVAIARAVVRQPKILIADEPTGNLDPKHSWDIVRLLEKINKYGTTVLLTTHNVDIVNKLKRRVITIDHGKITSDQARGTYKQ; encoded by the coding sequence ATGATTCTGTTGGATAGGGTTACAAAGAGTTACACCAAGACAGGCAAGCCTGCTATTAACCGCGTTAGTGTGCATGTGAAGGCAGGGGAGTTTGTCATTTTGGTTGGTACAAGTGGTGCTGGCAAATCAACATTATTGAAATTATTAACGCGTGAAGAAAAGCCTTCAAGTGGCAAAATTGTTGTTGGCGGCATTGATTATGACACGCTCAAAGACAAGCACATTCCGCTGCTGCGCCGAAAAATTGGCGTCGTCTTTCAGGACTTTAAGCTTTTGCCAAATAGAACGGTGTTTGAAAATGTGGCTTTTGCGCTCGAAATTGCTGGGATGACCAACCGTGAGATTAAGTCAACGGTGCCAAAAGTCATTGAATTAGTCGGACTTAAAGGCAAGGAAAAGAACTTTCCGCATCAGCTATCCGGTGGTGAGCGTCAGCGAGTGGCGATTGCCAGGGCAGTGGTTCGGCAGCCGAAGATTTTGATCGCTGACGAGCCGACCGGTAACCTGGACCCCAAGCACAGCTGGGATATTGTGCGGCTGCTGGAGAAGATTAATAAATATGGCACCACAGTGTTACTAACGACGCATAATGTCGATATTGTGAATAAGTTGAAACGACGGGTGATTACCATTGATCACGGTAAAATTACGTCTGACCAGGCGAGAGGAACATATAAGCAATAA
- the prfB gene encoding peptide chain release factor 2: MQPLKKRVQSLRSDVMQAKQALQFDALAEELAVLEEQLNQPEIWNNPDHAQSVAKKAAALRQTVQPWQVLGVQLDDLLELMELGDDDLLDEFTKQIDALETEFSARKTDLLFSGKYDGREAVVRISAGVGGLDAQDFVQMLERMYLRWAERSGMKTDVLERSANDDGGLKTVVLEISGPFAYGKLRSENGVHRLVRLSPFNADNLRQTSFALVEVLPKIDTPDEVDIDPSDLKIDVYRSGGKGGQGVNTTDSAVRVTHVPTGIVVAIQNERSQIQNKETALKILRSKLLAMQLEQHADSLSDLRAGESANWGSQIRNYVLHPYTLVKDTRTKHEDRDTQGVLDGRIDDFMTAFLSQNASKDE, encoded by the coding sequence ATGCAGCCATTGAAAAAACGTGTCCAATCCCTCCGCAGCGACGTCATGCAGGCTAAACAAGCATTGCAGTTTGATGCGCTTGCTGAAGAATTGGCGGTGTTGGAAGAGCAATTAAATCAGCCTGAAATTTGGAATAATCCTGATCATGCTCAGTCGGTTGCCAAAAAGGCAGCTGCGTTACGTCAAACGGTGCAACCGTGGCAAGTGTTGGGTGTTCAGTTGGATGATTTGCTGGAGCTGATGGAATTGGGGGACGATGACTTATTGGACGAGTTTACCAAGCAAATAGATGCTCTGGAGACGGAATTCTCGGCCCGCAAGACAGATCTATTATTTAGCGGTAAATATGACGGTCGTGAGGCGGTGGTTCGTATTTCGGCGGGTGTTGGTGGCTTGGATGCCCAAGATTTTGTGCAGATGCTGGAGCGTATGTATTTGCGGTGGGCGGAACGATCTGGCATGAAAACTGACGTTTTGGAGCGGTCTGCGAATGATGATGGTGGTTTGAAAACCGTTGTGTTGGAAATATCAGGACCGTTTGCGTATGGTAAATTGCGCTCAGAAAATGGTGTGCACCGGCTGGTGCGGCTGAGTCCGTTTAATGCCGATAATTTGCGCCAGACTAGCTTTGCACTGGTTGAGGTGCTGCCAAAAATTGATACGCCAGACGAAGTGGATATTGATCCGAGTGATCTGAAGATAGACGTCTACCGCAGTGGTGGCAAGGGCGGACAGGGGGTGAATACGACTGACTCAGCAGTTCGTGTCACGCACGTACCGACGGGAATAGTGGTGGCGATTCAGAATGAGCGTTCGCAGATTCAAAACAAAGAAACAGCGCTGAAAATTTTGCGCTCGAAATTACTGGCAATGCAACTGGAGCAGCACGCCGACAGCTTGTCAGATCTCAGGGCTGGTGAATCAGCCAACTGGGGTAGTCAAATACGAAATTATGTGCTGCATCCGTACACTCTGGTTAAAGATACTCGGACTAAGCATGAAGACCGGGACACGCAGGGCGTGCTGGACGGTAGGATTGATGATTTTATGACGGCGTTTCTTAGCCAAAATGCGTCGAAAGACGAGTAA
- a CDS encoding CHAP domain-containing protein, translating to MKQRSTTPVSHKQATKVALVVMAAVVAGAGIFQTAGTVFARDYEAEIKAKQQEANNYNSQAARLGEMAATLEEELNRLTAQVNALQSQIIESQNKIDSLKEEIKNNEAAINRNRKTMGQILSDMYVDDQISPLEMLASSENIGDFIDKQEQRSSLQGSLNDKIKEIKRLQKKLQDNKAAVERTLKDQETQKAQMAAKQAEQAKLVNDTKNDQAAYSSLASQRNGEIAKLREQQAAENLRSLPRGSVPSGTPGGGGYPGVWANAPLDAYVDPWGLYTRQCVSYVAWKVHSTGRYVPHFGGAGNANQWPSTTSRHGIPNGSTPRAGAAAVMMGGSYGHVMYVESVNGDGTITVSDYNLGWDGLYRNYKRSSSGLVYIYF from the coding sequence ATGAAGCAACGGTCCACCACACCAGTTTCGCACAAACAAGCCACCAAAGTAGCCTTGGTGGTGATGGCTGCCGTCGTTGCCGGAGCAGGGATTTTTCAGACCGCTGGCACGGTTTTTGCGCGAGATTATGAGGCAGAAATTAAGGCTAAACAACAAGAAGCCAATAACTACAATTCACAGGCAGCTCGCCTAGGCGAGATGGCGGCAACTCTGGAAGAGGAGTTGAACCGTTTGACTGCGCAGGTGAACGCGTTACAATCTCAAATTATCGAAAGTCAAAATAAGATCGATTCCTTGAAGGAAGAGATCAAGAATAACGAAGCGGCGATCAACAGAAACCGTAAGACGATGGGTCAGATTTTGTCTGATATGTATGTTGATGATCAGATTTCTCCGCTGGAAATGCTGGCTAGTTCAGAAAACATCGGTGACTTTATCGACAAGCAGGAGCAGCGCAGTAGTTTGCAGGGCTCGCTGAATGACAAAATCAAGGAAATTAAGCGTCTGCAAAAGAAATTGCAGGACAATAAGGCTGCAGTTGAGCGTACGCTGAAGGATCAAGAAACTCAGAAAGCCCAAATGGCCGCCAAGCAAGCTGAACAGGCGAAATTGGTGAATGATACAAAGAATGACCAAGCGGCATATTCATCTTTGGCGTCACAACGTAATGGTGAAATTGCGAAACTGCGTGAGCAACAGGCTGCAGAAAACTTGCGTAGTTTGCCACGAGGTAGTGTGCCATCTGGTACTCCTGGTGGTGGTGGCTACCCAGGTGTTTGGGCAAATGCGCCACTGGATGCTTATGTCGATCCATGGGGACTATACACTCGTCAGTGTGTGAGTTATGTCGCCTGGAAGGTTCACAGTACTGGTCGCTACGTACCGCATTTTGGCGGGGCTGGTAACGCCAACCAATGGCCATCAACAACATCTCGCCATGGCATTCCAAACGGTAGTACTCCACGAGCAGGGGCGGCAGCGGTGATGATGGGTGGTTCATATGGTCACGTGATGTATGTTGAGTCGGTAAACGGTGACGGCACTATTACGGTTAGTGACTACAACTTGGGCTGGGACGGTCTGTACCGCAATTATAAGCGTTCATCGTCTGGACTTGTTTACATCTACTTTTAA